GGTTCAAAAAGCTGCTGCAGCGCTGGGGCAGCTGGGTGGTGCGTCAGGTTTCCGGCACGGACGTGCCCGATGCGACGAGCGGCTTCCGTGCCCTTTCGCGAGAAGCGGCGCTGCGTATGAACGTCGTTTCGCAATTTACTTATACCCTGGAAACCATCATTCAAGCCGGCAAGAAAAGCATGGCGGTTGCGCATGTCCCGGTCCGTACAAACCCCAAATTGCGCGATTCGCGTCTGTTCCGCGGCAATTGGAGCTACGTTAAACGCTCGGTTGCAACGATCGCCCGCATTTATACGATGTACGAGCCCCTCAAGATGTTTTCCTATCTCGGCGGACTGATGTTCGGCATTGGTTTCCTCATCGGATTGCGTTTCCTTTATTTTTATTTCATGCACGGCGGGGCCGGACATATTCAATCCCTTATTCTTGCTGCGGTTTTGCTGATTGTGGGCTTTCAAATCATTGTCCTCGGCTTTATGGCGGACATTATTGGTTCCAACCGGCGGCTCATTGAGGATGCCCTTTATCGCTTAAAAAAACTTGAACTGTCGCGCGACGAGTCGAGGTGACGCACCCCATGAAAGTCTTGTATGTTGCGGGCCGGGAGGCGGAATACTCGCGCACTCGAATCGTGCGAAAAGCGCTTGAAAAACAGGGCATCGAGGTCATCGGCTGTTTTCCTCCCGATAAATCCTTTCGGCACTATCCTAAACTTGTTTTGAAAGCCGCACGGGAAGCCAAAACGTGTGACCTTGTGCTCGTCGGCTTTTATGGGCAAATTATTCTTCCAATTATTCGGCTGTTGACACGCAAGCCGATCCTTTTTGACATGTACATTGCCACCTATCACACGATGGTGGAAGATCGAGAGAAGGCCAGAGAAGGCACTTTCAAAGCTTGGCTGTACAAGTTGAGCGATGTAATTGCCTGCCGAATGGCGGATCGCATTGTTTTAGAAAGTCAGGACCATATCGACGAGTGCGTTCGACTTTTTCGCGCCCCTGCAGCCAAGTTTCGGCGTATTTTTCTGGCTGTCGACGATGAGGTCATCCATCCGCGTCCCGGCAAGAAAAAGGGAGACCACTTTCTCGTCCATTTTCACGGAGAGTTTGCTCCGTTCCACGGAGTGAGAACAATATTAGAAGCGGCTCGCCTGCTGCAAGATGAGAATATTCGCTTTCGAATCATTGGGCGCGGCATCACTTATGAGCGGGATCGCCGCTACGCTGAAGAATTGGAACTGACAAACGTTACGTTCATCGATCCTGTACCCTATGAAAAGTTGGCCGATTATATGGCGCAGGCCGACCTTTGTTTAGGCATTTTCGGAGAAAATCCCCGTACGCTGCGGGTAGTCACCAACAAGGTCATTGAATCCATTGCCATGGCCAAACCGCTTATCACCAGCCGCAATGCGCCGGTGCAGGAATTATTGACCCATCTTGAAAGCGCTTTTCTCATCGAGCGGGCTAATCCGCAGGCGTTGGCCGATGCCGTTCGCCGTCTCCGTGACAATGAATCTCTCCGAGTGCGCCTCGGTGAAGGCGGCTATCGAGTCTTTCAGAAACATTGCACGCTTGAGGTGCTGGGTCGACAGTTCAAAACCATTATCGAGGAAATGGTCAATAATGGAAAATGAGTTTTCGCAGTTGAGAAATAAGCCGGTTCTGATTACCGGCGGCTTGGGATTTATCGGCAGCAACCTGGCGCATCGCTTGGTGCAGGAAGGCGCTCGGGTAACGCTTTTTGACGCCTGCCTGGAACCATACGGATGGAACTGGACCAACATCGAAGAGATCCGACAGGATGTTCGGGTCATTGTCGGCGATGTGCGCGACTATGCGGCGCTTAAGGAGGCTGTCGAGGGTCAAGCGTATATCTTTCATCTGGCGGCGCAGGTGGGACGGGAGGTTTCAATGGCCGACCCGTTTCTGGACATCGACATTAACTGCAACGGCACCATCAATCTGTGCCGTATTCTTGCCGAGACCCGGAACTGTGCCAAGGTGGTCTATGCTGGCAGTCGAGGACAAATCGGCGAGCCCCGCTATGTGCCCGTTGATGAGGCACACCCGACGGAGCCGACCGATGTTTACGGCATCAACAAGCTGGCGGCGGAAAAGTATCTGCTGCTTTACGGCAAAATCTACGGTTTTCCGGTCGTTTCTTTGCGTTTGAATAATGTGTATGGCCCCCGCTGTCAAATGGTGCACGGCTATTACGGCATCCTCAATTGGTTCATCCGCAATGCCATGACCGGCTCCGACATCACCGTCTACGGCGACGGGCTGCAGACGCGCGATTATGTCTACATCGACGACGTGGTCGACGCTTTTGTGCGGGCGGCGGTTTCAAAGCATGCGAACGGCGAAATTTATTTTATCGGCTCCGGTGTGGAAACCGTTTTCCTGGACATGGTCAAAGAGGTGATTAGCGCCGTGGGCAGCGGACGATATGTACACGTTCCTTTTCCGCCGGAGCGGGAGAGCATCGACATCCGCCGGTTTGTCGTCTCGTACCGAAAATTTCAAGAAGCGACAGGCTGGCAGCCGGTAATTGATCTCAAGGAAGGTATCCGCCGCACGGTTGCTTTCTATCGCGAACGGCTGCCGAAATATCTGAACAAGCAGCGAGAGGCTCGGGCATGAGCCGATCCGTTCGGCCGCTGCGCGTCGGCTTTCTGCACAACGCTTTTCCGATATTGTCGCAGACCTTTGTGAACAAAGAGATGATCGGTTTGGAAAAGCATGGATTGCCGATCCGCATCTATTCGCTGCTGCGACCTTCTGAGAATGAGACCGACAAAAGCTTCCCTGTCGAGCGTGTCACCTATTTGCTTGACCGGCTGACAATTTGGAAACTTTTATTTTCTCACCTTCAGCTTGCAGCGATTGCTCCATTGCGATATTTTCAAACAGCACTATGGGCGCATCATCATCGAAACAAGAGGGTGAGTTTTTTCTCATTCCTACGCGCTATGATGCATCCGCAGCATGCGGAAAAGGCCGCACGACAGGATGTACGGCTTCATTTTGTTCTGGCCGCGCCGGTTGCTATAAAAATGCATAAAGACGGTATCACCTTTATCAATTCGCACTTTGCCGATGCCGCCTCCAGCTTTGCCATGCTCGCAGCCAAGCTGCTTGGACTCGATTACGGTGTTACAACCCACGCGTATGACATTTTTACGCCGCAGTTTTTATTGGCCGAAAAACTCGGCGGCGCCCGTTTTATTTTGACCTGCACAAAACATAATTGGGAAGCGCTACGCGAGCGCATGGGACCAGAGATTGCGAAAAAGTGCCGCGTCTTTTATCACGGCATCGACACGGGTCGATTTCAGAGAAACCAGCGTCCGTATAATGTCGTGCCGAAAATTCTTGCCCTCGGAAGGCTGACGCCGAAAAAGGGCTTCGATTTGCTCCTTGATGCGTGCCGCGTTTTGCGCGAACAGCAGGTTGAATTTCACTGTACGATCGTCGGCGACGGGCCTCAACGCCGATCGCTTGAGGATCAGATCGATCGATTGGGACTGAATGCCCAGGTTGCTTTGGTCGGAGCCGTGCAGCCGCCGCAAACGCGCGAGTTTTATGAAGAGGCGGATCTTTTTGTCCTGCCTTGTCGAATTACAAAGGAGGGCGACCGTGACGGAATCCCGAACGTCATTGCCGAGGCCATGGCGATGGAACTTCCGGTTGTCTCGACGAATATATCCGGTATTCCCGAACTGGTTGCGGATGGAGAAACCGGCTTGCTGGTGCCGCAAAATGATGTCGACGCACTTGCGGCGGCGGTGCTTCGTCTGCTAAAAAATAAGGATAAGAGGCTTAAATTCGGAGCAGCCGGACGTGAACGCGTCATTAAAATTTTTGATTCACCGTCGTGCTTGAATGAATTGTATCGGTTTTACATCAACGAACTGAGCCGATGAACATAATCCGATTGGTCGTAAATGCGGATGATTTCGGGCGGGCGCCGGAGGTCAATGCCGGCATCGAGCTCGCCTTTCGCGATGGTATTGTGACCAGCACGTCGATTATGACCAATTTCCCTGCTTTTGAGGAGGCCGTTGAACTTGCCGTTGAGCGGCGCATACCGGTCGGTCTGCATGTGAATTTGACGGAAGGCAAACCATTGTCCGATGCCTCGCTAATCCCCTCGCTGGTAGATGTCGAAGGCCTATTTCCAGGTAAAGTCGAATTTTTTATGCGGGTCAAGCGCAGGCAGATTTCCCCTGTCGAAGCGCGTCGCGAAATAGAAGCTCAATTGGCAAAGGCCGCGCAACGACTCAGCCTCGATCACCTCGACGGCCATCATCATGTTCATACGGTGCCGATGATTGCCGAGATTTGCCATGACCTGGCCGTTGCTGCCGGCATTCCGTTTATCCGCTATGTATCGCGTCCCAAGTATTTCTTTCCTCTGCATGCCGCCCTTCAACAATGGACGCAGCACGCCGTAATCGGCAAAGGTTTGAAGCCGCGGCTGCGTTGTGCCGACCATTTCTGGGGTTATGAGCTATGGTTGGCGGAAGACAAAGAAAGGGCGCTTGATCGAGTCATCGGCTCTCTCAGACCGGGGCTGAATGAGCTGATGTGTCATCCGGCCCTTCTCGGCGACGGACCTAGGACTGCTCGAGATCGACAGAGGGCAAACGAGCTTTATGCGTTGTGCGGCGAAAAAGTCAAAGAGAAAATTGTCCGTCGAGGGATCGTGCTGACAAACTTTGCCGAGGCGGCGGACAGATCAACATAAAGAGTGCATTTTCAATAATTCACTATGGGCAAATTTTGCCTTGATTCTCGCGATGCCCCTTGTTAACTTTCAGAACGGTTTGTTTTTATGCAGCAAAACAGTACTCAAAAGCCGATCGAAACGGCTGGATTCTTTAAGCGGTCGATAAAACGTGAAAAGTATCGGCCGTGCGCTCAGGATGTCGAATTCGTTTCTGATAACGTACAACGTATCTTTTACGCGTTTGGGATGCAATGCAATTGAATGGCTGAACTGAAAACTGGAAAAGGTATTGGACTGCCAAATGGAAAAGTTGTCATTATCGATTTTCTTTCCGGTGTACAACGATTGGGGGACGATCGGCAGCATGGTCGCGTTTGCCGTCATGACGGCCGAAAAAATCTCTAATGATTATGAAATTATTCTTGTGGATGACGGTAGTCGCGAGCAGACCAAGGAGGTCGTCCGCTTTTTAGCCGAACGGTTTCCGCAGGTGCGGGTGATCACGCACGAAAAGAACCGCGGTTACGGCGGCGCCTTAAAGAGCGGGATTGCAGCTGCGACGAAAGAATTCATCTTTTACACCGACGGAGATGCTCAATACGATGTCCGGGAACTGCTGCTCCTTGCTCGAGCCATGAACGATCAGGTCGATGTCGTAAACGGCTGGAAAATTAAACGCCATGATCCGTTTTACCGGGTTTGGCTGGGCAAGATGTATCAATATTCGGCCAAATGGTTGTTTCGCCTGCCGATTCGAGATGTCGACTGTGATTTTCGCCTCATGCGCAAATCAGCATTCGAAGGAATTCAGTTGGAATCCAACAGCGGGACCATTTGCGTAGAGATGATCTATAAACTCGCACGTAAGGGCGCCCGATTTGTCGAAGTACCGGTCACCCACTTTTTCCGCGTCAGCGGAAAATCGGAATTTTTCAACTTCAAGCGGTTGGTGCGCGTGGCAAGGGACTTGAGTTCGCTGTGGATTCGCTTGGTTCTTTTGGGGAGAGAAAACTGACATGCCGAGACGAGCGGCTTTGCCGGAAATATTTGCCGGAAAAAAAGTCATGATCACCGGCGGGTTGGGATTCATCGGCAGCAATCTGGCGCATCGATTGGTTGCCTACGGCGCCGAGGTATTGATTGTCGACTCTTTAATTCCCGATTATGGAGGCAACCTTTTCAATATTCATGGCATTGAGGACAAGGTGTGTGTCAATATTGCCGACGTGCGGGATCAGTACAGCATGAGATATCTGGTGCGCGGGCAGGATTACATCTTTAACCTTGCGGGTCAAGTGAGTCATATCGACAGCATGAACGATCCGTTTACCGATCTGGAGATCAACTGCCGCGCTCAGCTGTCGATCCTGGAAGCCTGCCGTCACAACAATCCGCACGTCAAGATCGTCTTTGCCGGTACCCGTCAGCAATACGGCAAACCCGACTATCTGCCGGTTGATGAAAAGCATCTGCAGCATCCGACCGACGTCAACGGCATCAACAAAATGGCGGGGGAGTGGTATCATATTCTGTACAATAATGTCTACGGCATTCGTGCTGCTTCTTTGCGCCTAACCAACACCTATGGCCCGCGTCAGTTGATTCGCCACGATCGCCAAGGGTTTATCAGTGTCTTTATCCGCAAGATTCTCGACAATGAAACCATCCTCATCTTCGGCGACGGCAAGCAAATCCGCGATTTTACTTATGTAGAAGATGTCGTTGATGCCTTTCTTTTAA
The DNA window shown above is from candidate division KSB1 bacterium and carries:
- a CDS encoding SDR family NAD(P)-dependent oxidoreductase → MENEFSQLRNKPVLITGGLGFIGSNLAHRLVQEGARVTLFDACLEPYGWNWTNIEEIRQDVRVIVGDVRDYAALKEAVEGQAYIFHLAAQVGREVSMADPFLDIDINCNGTINLCRILAETRNCAKVVYAGSRGQIGEPRYVPVDEAHPTEPTDVYGINKLAAEKYLLLYGKIYGFPVVSLRLNNVYGPRCQMVHGYYGILNWFIRNAMTGSDITVYGDGLQTRDYVYIDDVVDAFVRAAVSKHANGEIYFIGSGVETVFLDMVKEVISAVGSGRYVHVPFPPERESIDIRRFVVSYRKFQEATGWQPVIDLKEGIRRTVAFYRERLPKYLNKQREARA
- a CDS encoding glycosyltransferase family 4 protein translates to MSRSVRPLRVGFLHNAFPILSQTFVNKEMIGLEKHGLPIRIYSLLRPSENETDKSFPVERVTYLLDRLTIWKLLFSHLQLAAIAPLRYFQTALWAHHHRNKRVSFFSFLRAMMHPQHAEKAARQDVRLHFVLAAPVAIKMHKDGITFINSHFADAASSFAMLAAKLLGLDYGVTTHAYDIFTPQFLLAEKLGGARFILTCTKHNWEALRERMGPEIAKKCRVFYHGIDTGRFQRNQRPYNVVPKILALGRLTPKKGFDLLLDACRVLREQQVEFHCTIVGDGPQRRSLEDQIDRLGLNAQVALVGAVQPPQTREFYEEADLFVLPCRITKEGDRDGIPNVIAEAMAMELPVVSTNISGIPELVADGETGLLVPQNDVDALAAAVLRLLKNKDKRLKFGAAGRERVIKIFDSPSCLNELYRFYINELSR
- a CDS encoding glycosyltransferase family 2 protein — its product is MKLIIQIPCYNEEETLPITLAELPHKIDGIDQIEILIINDGSTDRTVEIARRHGVHHIVNLNRNKGLAYGFMAGLDACLKLGADIIVNTDADNQYKGEDIAKLVAPILAGKADMVIGDRQTSQIEHFSWFKKLLQRWGSWVVRQVSGTDVPDATSGFRALSREAALRMNVVSQFTYTLETIIQAGKKSMAVAHVPVRTNPKLRDSRLFRGNWSYVKRSVATIARIYTMYEPLKMFSYLGGLMFGIGFLIGLRFLYFYFMHGGAGHIQSLILAAVLLIVGFQIIVLGFMADIIGSNRRLIEDALYRLKKLELSRDESR
- a CDS encoding ChbG/HpnK family deacetylase; amino-acid sequence: MNIIRLVVNADDFGRAPEVNAGIELAFRDGIVTSTSIMTNFPAFEEAVELAVERRIPVGLHVNLTEGKPLSDASLIPSLVDVEGLFPGKVEFFMRVKRRQISPVEARREIEAQLAKAAQRLSLDHLDGHHHVHTVPMIAEICHDLAVAAGIPFIRYVSRPKYFFPLHAALQQWTQHAVIGKGLKPRLRCADHFWGYELWLAEDKERALDRVIGSLRPGLNELMCHPALLGDGPRTARDRQRANELYALCGEKVKEKIVRRGIVLTNFAEAADRST
- a CDS encoding glycosyltransferase family 2 protein; the encoded protein is MEKLSLSIFFPVYNDWGTIGSMVAFAVMTAEKISNDYEIILVDDGSREQTKEVVRFLAERFPQVRVITHEKNRGYGGALKSGIAAATKEFIFYTDGDAQYDVRELLLLARAMNDQVDVVNGWKIKRHDPFYRVWLGKMYQYSAKWLFRLPIRDVDCDFRLMRKSAFEGIQLESNSGTICVEMIYKLARKGARFVEVPVTHFFRVSGKSEFFNFKRLVRVARDLSSLWIRLVLLGREN
- a CDS encoding NAD-dependent epimerase/dehydratase family protein yields the protein MPRRAALPEIFAGKKVMITGGLGFIGSNLAHRLVAYGAEVLIVDSLIPDYGGNLFNIHGIEDKVCVNIADVRDQYSMRYLVRGQDYIFNLAGQVSHIDSMNDPFTDLEINCRAQLSILEACRHNNPHVKIVFAGTRQQYGKPDYLPVDEKHLQHPTDVNGINKMAGEWYHILYNNVYGIRAASLRLTNTYGPRQLIRHDRQGFISVFIRKILDNETILIFGDGKQIRDFTYVEDVVDAFLLTAAYSDCDGQIFNLGGDEPMRLIDLVKLMIEIAGQGSYKLVPFPPEKKRIDIGDYYGDYRRIYATLGWKYRVTLREGLAKTFEFYRKYGEHYR
- a CDS encoding glycosyltransferase, which produces MKVLYVAGREAEYSRTRIVRKALEKQGIEVIGCFPPDKSFRHYPKLVLKAAREAKTCDLVLVGFYGQIILPIIRLLTRKPILFDMYIATYHTMVEDREKAREGTFKAWLYKLSDVIACRMADRIVLESQDHIDECVRLFRAPAAKFRRIFLAVDDEVIHPRPGKKKGDHFLVHFHGEFAPFHGVRTILEAARLLQDENIRFRIIGRGITYERDRRYAEELELTNVTFIDPVPYEKLADYMAQADLCLGIFGENPRTLRVVTNKVIESIAMAKPLITSRNAPVQELLTHLESAFLIERANPQALADAVRRLRDNESLRVRLGEGGYRVFQKHCTLEVLGRQFKTIIEEMVNNGK